Below is a window of Halarcobacter anaerophilus DNA.
GAAGAGATACCTTTAGTTGAACAGTTTTCTATAGATGAATTTTTTGCAGACTTAAGAGGATATGTAAAAGAAGAGGATATTGTAGCTTTTGCCTATAAAATAAAAAACAGGATAGAAAAAGAGTTAAAATTACCTATTTCTATTGGAATTGCCCACTCTAAATATCTTGCAAAACTAATAACTGAATATGCAAAACCTGACGGAATAAAATATATAAAAAAAGAGCATATGCAAAGTTTTATAAAAGATATTCCAATAGAGAAGTTTCCTGGTATCGGAAAAGGATATCAACAACGACTTAAAGGTTACGGGATTAAAACCTTAGGAGATATTAAAGAGAAAAAAAATCTTTTTTATTCTTGGAAAAAGCCCGGGATTGAACTTTATAACAGAGTTTGCGGGATAAACGATACGAAAATTGTACAGCAAAGAGATAAAAAATCAATAGGAATGGGAAGATCTTTTGATCCTATTTATGATAGAGATGAACTTATTAGAAGAGTATTGATTTTAAGCAGGTATCTCTGTTTTATCGTAAAAAAGAGTGAAGTGAATCCTTTGACATATGCGATTAAAATAAAATATGAGTCAAATTTAAAATCGAAAAATTATATAAATGTAAATAGGATTTTTAATGAAAGTGATTTTAAAGCAACAATGAAAAAGTTATTTATACAAAACGATACTCACGCTTCCCACGGGGTAATTCAATTAAATCTTACCGTATCAAATTTTTCAAATGAAAAAGAGTTTACCTATAATATTTTCGAGTATGAAAACGACTTAAAAAAAAGAGAATTAAGTAATAAACTTCAATATCTTAGAAATAAGTACGGTATAGATATTATAAAAACAGCTTCAGAATTAAAAGATAAATTATCGACTAAAATGTTATAATATAAAAAAATGTAATAGGTAAGCGTAAATGAGTATAAAAGATAGAGTAAAAAAGGGTTCAAGCAAACTTATAAATATAGCTTCAGAAAATATTACGAAAGCTTTTGATTACCCTTCAATAAAAGGTCGAGAACTAAAAAACGCAGTAAAACAAAAAATAAGAGAGAAAGCAATTTTAAGTACAAAAGCAAGATTGGCAGAGCATCATAAAACTTTTGATGACTATACTGACGAAGAGTTAGAAATAATAATTTGCGATGAAGAGAGTAGAATAAAAGATGATTTAAAAACGAAATCGTTAGTAGGGGCTTTGGCGATTTTAGGTTTAGATTTTTTAGTTTAGAGAAAAAGAATGTTTAAACAAGTAAAATCAGCACTCTTTTGGTACTATTTATATAAGTTTAGAAGAAAAGTCGTTTTAATAGCTTTTTTACTCTTAATAGCCTTTTTTGCAAATGCAATTTATTCAGACATAGTTCAATATTTGACTTTAAAAGAGAAGTTGGAGTATTTGGAATTAGTCCTTATAGGCAAATGGTTTATTATCATATTTAATATTTTATTTTCTATATATCTTCTTTTAACTTTATTTAAAAAACAAGAGAAAAATGAAAAAGAAAAATCTGTAAAAAATTTTGAAAAGAAGAGTAAAGTTTCAAAAGAAGCTCCTAAAAAAGAGTCAAAATTTACAAAAAGAGAAGAAGAATTTTTAAATAAAAAGTTGAAATCAAAAGCTGATTTACTTGTTGAAAGATAAAATAATGGATGAAAGTAAGCAAAATTTAGAAGATAATATTATAAAACAGAATAAAGAGATTGATACTTTAAATGAATACTACAGTAAACTTTTTGAACATACGCAAGTAGGAATTATTTGTTTAAATCCCGACGGTTGGTTTATAAAAGCCAATCAAACTTTTTGTAATATTCTAGGATATACAAAAGAGGAGCTTCAAAAATTAAATTTTCTGGAAATTACTTACAAAGATGATATTGATAAGAGTGTGGATTTATATAATAATGTTTCGGA
It encodes the following:
- a CDS encoding Y-family DNA polymerase encodes the protein MFIHLDLDCFFVSAHRTLDNSLKNIPVAVGGRSNLNIFSSQKEVRKISQNSGAFVSTILTNEGNKTFKDYFVDENGKIRGIITTSSYEARGFGVKTAMSVNEALRLCPSLKMIPPNYPLYHELSQKLFKLLEEEIPLVEQFSIDEFFADLRGYVKEEDIVAFAYKIKNRIEKELKLPISIGIAHSKYLAKLITEYAKPDGIKYIKKEHMQSFIKDIPIEKFPGIGKGYQQRLKGYGIKTLGDIKEKKNLFYSWKKPGIELYNRVCGINDTKIVQQRDKKSIGMGRSFDPIYDRDELIRRVLILSRYLCFIVKKSEVNPLTYAIKIKYESNLKSKNYINVNRIFNESDFKATMKKLFIQNDTHASHGVIQLNLTVSNFSNEKEFTYNIFEYENDLKKRELSNKLQYLRNKYGIDIIKTASELKDKLSTKML